Part of the ANME-2 cluster archaeon genome is shown below.
AGCGACTGAAACAAAGCTGAAACTTGTTGCTCATGATATCAGAAGAATTGGCTACATTGAGATTTTAGATGGCAGAAGACCTCATTGGCAAAGGAAAGGGGGTTAGGGGAATATTGTCCCAAGGCCGAAAAAAACGAAACCTATATATACAGAAAGTATTATAATGATGATTATCATAATGCTTATGGTGATGAGCATGATGTCATCGAGTTTGAAAAATATGGTGAATAATATGAAAATAGTGCACGTACAATCGGTTCTACCCGAAGAAGATATCATTGCACTTAAATTAAAAACAGGCGAATCTTCCACCAAAGATGCCATATCAAAGGCAGTATACTACTACCTCGACTGTGATAATTTAGATACAAATCAATAAATAGGTGATCGCAATGAACGCTACAATCAGATGCATGGCTGCTGCTCCAAAAGAGATTATCGGCAGATACGATATGGAATCCATGATGCAGCTTGCTTTCAGTATCAGCAAGAACGGGAATCTAAGCCTGTGTTTCGGGGATTCTATACAGACAGATGAACCTATAGAGCACGAAAAAATGACCGAGACCGCCTATCCTAACAGTGGTGAGGTATTCTATGGTAAACAAGGTCTCTGGCTTTCTATGTTTACAAGACACATGGATAACGCTTCCATGGTTGAGATTGAAATGGATGAGTAATCCATTCATTAGACTCATTTTTTATATTGACAGCGT
Proteins encoded:
- a CDS encoding DUF5371 domain-containing protein, whose translation is MKIVHVQSVLPEEDIIALKLKTGESSTKDAISKAVYYYLDCDNLDTNQ